AGGGGAGAGCCCTTATTTTTGGGAAGGTGCGGTTTTAGCGGCAAACTTAACCGTAAAACCGCTGGAACCTGAGCTTTGGGCGTCAGAGCTTTATGGAGAGGGGTTTGCTGAGGCAAGGGCGACCATCGTTGAGCATATAAATCATCAATATGCACAGCTTAAAGCAAACCAATACTCCGCATTAGGGTTTGGAAGCCAAGATAATCTAGCTGATTTAGCCGAAGGTTTTTTATCGGTATGGCCGATTGTCGAGCAAGATTGGCAAGCATTGCAGGTTAGTGACGGTAGCATGCGAATGCTTTCGGCACTACTTACGACATTCTCTTTGCTGGTGGATGAGACCCAAACCCATCAACAGATGATACAAGCAGGTTATGAAGAGTTGCCGCAGCTGGCTGATTATCAGGGACAACTTGATTTGATGATCAATGAGGTAGCCCAAGCCGCCGATGAGCTAATGATTGGTAATAAGAGTCAAACCCTAAACCCATTTAAGGGGATTGGGCGTAATGATCCATGCCCGTGTGGAAGCGGCAACAAATTTAAGAAGTGTTGTGGGGCTTAGTTAATCTAAAACGCACCTTTGATTATTGCGTAATAACCAAAGGTGCGTTTTGAACTGAAGTCTACTTACGTTTTAGGCCAACAAATTGCAACAACACAAAGGCAATCCCGATAGCCAAACTAGAACCGAAGATGATGACTAGCCATTGTGGCATAGAGAGCCCTAAGAAGGTCCATACAATCTTGCTACATTGCCCATATGCTTCAAACATCCACGGCATCCACTGATTAAGAGGCGCCCAGTCAGGAAAGTTGACGAAGATATCACAGGTCTTAAAAGGCGAAGGATTAAATTGATAATCCACATGCTGTAACGCAAGCATCAGACCACGGAAACTGGCAAACACCCAACCGGCTAATCCGATAAATCTAAGCAGTGGTTTTTTGGGGTTAATAAGGCCAATAATCGCGGCACTAGAAATACCCACCATAGCGACACGCTCGTAGATGCACATGACACATGGTGCAAGTAGCATGACATGCTCAAAGTAGAGTGCAGACAGTTCAAAGCCTGTGACCATGAGTAGCAGCAATAACCATGCAAGTCGATTGCGAGAGAACTGATAAAGATAATCGAGCATTAGAATTTCCTAACAAATTTGTTATGGGCGTAGCCAAGTAGACAGTTTAAAAATAAAAAACCAGCGAGTAAACGCCGGTTTATAGATTTTTCAGTTAGTCAGCGCATTTACTGAAAAGTTCCAGCGAAAACGGCGTGACAAACCCTAGCTACCACAGCTGTAGTTAATGATGCACTACGGGTATAACGGCATTATCTATTGGAATTGGGTTATTACCTATCCACCCCATATCTAAAAACATGGCTGACATAGGCTCTAAGAAGAACATGATGCCAATCATACCAACGATAGCCAATACGATAGTATATGGGAAAGCCATAATCACCATACGACCGTAAGATAGTCGTATTAATGGCGCAAGAGTTGAGGTTAACAAGAATAGGAACGCCGCTTGTCCATTCGGTGTGGCAACCGATGGTAGGTTGGTTCCGGTATTGATAGCCACTGCGAGCAAGTCAAATTGTTGGCGATCAATTACTCCGCTAACGAGGGCTTCCTTTACCTCGTTAATGTATACCGTTCCGAC
Above is a genomic segment from Vibrio gallicus containing:
- the dsbB gene encoding disulfide bond formation protein DsbB — protein: MLDYLYQFSRNRLAWLLLLLMVTGFELSALYFEHVMLLAPCVMCIYERVAMVGISSAAIIGLINPKKPLLRFIGLAGWVFASFRGLMLALQHVDYQFNPSPFKTCDIFVNFPDWAPLNQWMPWMFEAYGQCSKIVWTFLGLSMPQWLVIIFGSSLAIGIAFVLLQFVGLKRK
- a CDS encoding YecA/YgfB family protein, which produces MSDLICLPEGYQGESPYFWEGAVLAANLTVKPLEPELWASELYGEGFAEARATIVEHINHQYAQLKANQYSALGFGSQDNLADLAEGFLSVWPIVEQDWQALQVSDGSMRMLSALLTTFSLLVDETQTHQQMIQAGYEELPQLADYQGQLDLMINEVAQAADELMIGNKSQTLNPFKGIGRNDPCPCGSGNKFKKCCGA